A region of Planktomarina temperata RCA23 DNA encodes the following proteins:
- the puhB gene encoding photosynthetic complex putative assembly protein PuhB, with amino-acid sequence MSHDDFNFEPIRGLPEALPADEYILWQGRPNSLRLAKDAWSLNWVIGYFIALAVIRVISVSDMMSLTSAMAQGIPFLVAGALTALILFGVATVQARSTVYTLTNKRACLRIGAALTMTLNLPYVCIGNAQVALRKSGLGTITFELIGETRLSYLMTWPHVRPWYMSRTQPAFRSIPDAERVAALFAEAAETRVSMPKVTQRDYSKTDSIAAE; translated from the coding sequence ATGAGCCACGACGATTTTAATTTCGAACCGATCCGCGGATTGCCTGAAGCATTGCCCGCAGATGAATATATCCTCTGGCAAGGCCGGCCTAATAGCTTGCGGCTGGCCAAGGATGCTTGGAGCCTCAACTGGGTGATTGGGTATTTTATCGCCCTGGCGGTGATCCGCGTTATCTCCGTATCGGATATGATGAGCCTGACATCGGCCATGGCACAGGGCATTCCGTTTCTCGTGGCCGGCGCGTTGACGGCCTTAATCTTATTTGGGGTGGCAACAGTGCAAGCTCGAAGCACCGTTTATACGCTCACCAATAAACGCGCCTGTCTGCGCATCGGTGCTGCGCTGACCATGACATTGAACCTGCCCTATGTGTGTATTGGAAATGCACAAGTGGCTCTGCGCAAGTCGGGTTTGGGCACAATCACCTTTGAGCTCATCGGTGAGACTCGCCTGTCATATCTGATGACCTGGCCGCATGTGCGCCCATGGTACATGAGCCGCACCCAACCGGCCTTTCGCTCCATACCAGATGCTGAGCGGGTCGCGGCCCTCTTTGCCGAGGCCGCAGAGACGCGGGTATCGATGCCAAAGGTCACTCAGCGCGACTATTCCAAAACTGACAGCATTGCTGCGGAGTAA
- the bchL gene encoding ferredoxin:protochlorophyllide reductase (ATP-dependent) iron-sulfur ATP-binding protein has protein sequence MSPLDRNIPNLTGDGEGSVQVHQDETAKIEGAKVFSVYGKGGIGKSTTSSNLSAAFSKMGKRVLQIGCDPKHDSTFTLTGTLQPTVIDILKSVDFHSEELRPEDYVATGYNGVKCVEAGGPPAGTGCGGYVVGQTVKLLKQHHMLEDTDVVIFDVLGDVVCGGFAAPLQHADRALIVTANDFDSIYAMNRIIAAVQAKSANYKVRLAGCVANRSKDTDEVDRYCKTVGFNRIAHMPDLDAIRRSRLKKKTLFEMPDDEEIVQVRKEYMRLAETLWNGTLPLAPAPLPDREIFELLGFD, from the coding sequence ATGAGCCCACTTGATAGAAATATCCCCAATTTGACCGGTGACGGCGAAGGGTCGGTGCAGGTGCACCAGGACGAAACCGCGAAAATTGAGGGTGCAAAAGTATTCAGCGTTTACGGCAAGGGTGGCATTGGCAAGTCAACCACCTCGTCAAACCTCTCGGCGGCCTTTTCCAAAATGGGAAAGCGCGTGCTGCAAATTGGCTGTGATCCCAAGCATGACAGCACATTCACATTGACGGGCACCTTGCAACCTACCGTGATTGATATTCTCAAAAGCGTGGATTTTCACTCCGAAGAGCTTCGTCCCGAAGATTACGTTGCGACGGGATATAATGGTGTGAAATGCGTCGAAGCCGGCGGGCCACCTGCGGGGACGGGTTGTGGTGGCTATGTTGTTGGGCAAACGGTGAAACTGCTCAAGCAACATCATATGCTTGAAGACACGGATGTCGTGATTTTCGATGTGCTCGGGGATGTGGTTTGCGGCGGGTTTGCGGCGCCATTGCAGCATGCGGATCGGGCTTTGATTGTCACCGCCAATGATTTTGACAGCATCTATGCGATGAACCGGATCATTGCCGCGGTTCAGGCGAAATCTGCCAACTATAAAGTACGGCTTGCAGGCTGTGTCGCCAATCGGTCGAAAGACACTGACGAAGTGGACCGCTATTGCAAGACTGTGGGCTTCAACCGAATTGCCCATATGCCGGATCTCGACGCGATACGCCGGTCTCGCCTGAAAAAGAAGACTCTGTTTGAAATGCCCGATGACGAAGAAATCGTTCAGGTGCGCAAAGAATATATGCGTCTGGCCGAAACGCTTTGGAACGGCACGCTACCACTTGCGCCGGCACCTTTGCCTGATCGCGAAATCTTTGAGCTGCTTGGATTTGACTGA
- a CDS encoding PucC family protein — protein sequence MIPKSAVKTMTLRMLPFADAASDELPLGQLLRLSLFQISVGMAAVMLLGTLNRVMIVELSVPAFIVATMIAIPVLIAPFRALLGFKSDNYRSAIGWKRVPYLWFGSLWQFGGLAIMPMALLVLAGDSAIDAGIFGEIAAALAFLLTGLGMHMTQTAGLALAADRATEQTRAKVVSMLYVMYLVGMGISAVIIGTLLRDYSSLLLVQVVQGAAVFTMVLNVIALWKQEKMAPMSQAARQAPKASFHAAWADFTGQATVRRLIFTIFAGTVAFNMQDVLLEPYGGEILGLSVSATTQLTAMWSLGALIGLGLSARWLSRSIDPIRLAGRGVVVGIFAFAAVLLSSVFGSPILFFSGAFLIGLGGGTFAVATLTAAMTINVPGAAGRGLALGVWGAAQATGAGLSIFLGGAIRDMITQAAHSGILGDVLNTPVVGYSVVYQIEIALLFITLIALGPILRTKGISANTPQRLELTDFPT from the coding sequence ATGATCCCAAAGAGCGCTGTCAAAACCATGACCCTAAGGATGTTGCCTTTCGCCGATGCGGCCAGCGATGAGCTGCCGCTCGGGCAATTGTTGCGTCTATCCTTGTTTCAAATTTCCGTGGGCATGGCGGCCGTGATGTTGCTGGGCACTTTAAATCGGGTGATGATCGTTGAGCTGTCAGTGCCGGCCTTCATCGTGGCGACCATGATCGCCATTCCCGTGCTGATTGCCCCTTTCCGTGCGCTTCTTGGTTTTAAGTCTGACAATTACCGCTCCGCCATTGGTTGGAAACGCGTGCCCTATTTGTGGTTTGGCAGCCTCTGGCAGTTTGGTGGCCTGGCAATTATGCCGATGGCCCTTTTGGTCTTGGCGGGAGATTCGGCGATTGATGCGGGTATTTTCGGCGAGATTGCCGCTGCGCTGGCCTTTTTGTTGACCGGGCTTGGGATGCATATGACGCAAACAGCAGGTCTGGCTTTGGCCGCTGATCGGGCAACGGAACAGACCCGCGCAAAAGTCGTCTCAATGCTCTACGTCATGTATCTTGTGGGCATGGGGATTTCAGCGGTCATCATTGGCACATTGTTGCGTGATTATTCCTCGCTTTTGTTGGTTCAAGTGGTGCAAGGCGCGGCGGTGTTCACCATGGTTTTAAATGTTATTGCTCTATGGAAGCAGGAAAAAATGGCGCCGATGAGCCAGGCGGCGCGCCAAGCGCCAAAGGCGAGTTTTCATGCCGCCTGGGCGGATTTCACCGGTCAAGCAACGGTGCGCCGGTTAATTTTCACGATTTTCGCCGGCACGGTTGCTTTTAATATGCAAGATGTGCTGCTCGAACCCTACGGGGGCGAAATTCTTGGCCTTTCAGTTTCCGCGACAACGCAGCTTACGGCCATGTGGTCTTTGGGTGCGTTGATCGGTTTGGGCCTATCGGCGCGCTGGCTGTCGCGATCCATTGATCCCATTCGCCTTGCGGGGCGCGGGGTTGTTGTTGGCATCTTTGCTTTTGCGGCAGTTCTTTTGTCCTCCGTTTTTGGCTCGCCAATATTATTTTTCTCAGGCGCCTTTTTGATTGGGCTGGGCGGCGGCACCTTTGCTGTGGCGACCTTGACCGCAGCTATGACCATAAATGTGCCTGGAGCCGCTGGGCGTGGATTGGCGCTGGGCGTTTGGGGCGCGGCCCAGGCCACAGGCGCAGGCCTGTCCATTTTCTTAGGCGGCGCAATTCGTGATATGATCACACAAGCCGCGCATAGCGGCATTTTAGGCGATGTCCTCAACACCCCGGTTGTAGGGTATTCAGTCGTCTATCAAATTGAGATCGCTCTACTTTTCATCACCCTCATCGCCCTTGGCCCCATCCTACGGACCAAAGGCATCAGTGCAAACACACCGCAGCGCTTAGAGCTGACGGATTTTCCGACTTGA
- the puhA gene encoding photosynthetic reaction center subunit H, whose product MVGNEFFGNFDLASAAIWMFWIFFALLVYYLQTENMREGYPLEADDPSGSAHRGLFPLPGDKTFHLPHGRGDVTVPSGQRGDRAKLALEATSDATGSPFVPTGDPMLAGVGPGAWAPRQDHAELDAHGHAKIKPMSQLDDFHVSAGRDPRDKPVVAGDGEVIGRINDMWIDVPEQMVRYLTVDLNPEGTGQTRLIPINFCKINDDRVTVRSIYGANFAAVPQHKAASEITLLEEEKIMAYYGGGTLYADPARSEPKL is encoded by the coding sequence ATGGTAGGCAATGAATTTTTCGGTAATTTTGATCTCGCAAGCGCTGCGATCTGGATGTTCTGGATCTTTTTTGCTTTGCTTGTTTATTATCTTCAAACGGAGAACATGCGCGAAGGATATCCGCTGGAGGCCGATGATCCCTCTGGATCTGCCCATCGCGGCCTCTTTCCGCTGCCCGGTGACAAGACGTTTCACCTGCCCCATGGGCGTGGTGATGTGACGGTTCCCTCCGGTCAGCGCGGTGATCGCGCAAAATTGGCGCTTGAGGCTACGTCTGATGCGACCGGCTCGCCTTTTGTGCCGACCGGCGATCCGATGCTTGCGGGTGTTGGGCCAGGTGCATGGGCCCCGCGGCAGGATCATGCAGAGCTCGATGCCCATGGGCATGCCAAGATCAAGCCTATGTCACAGCTCGATGATTTCCACGTGTCGGCGGGCCGCGATCCACGGGACAAACCTGTGGTGGCCGGCGACGGTGAGGTGATCGGCCGTATCAATGATATGTGGATTGATGTGCCAGAACAGATGGTGCGCTACTTGACTGTGGATCTCAATCCAGAGGGCACGGGCCAGACCCGTCTGATCCCAATCAATTTTTGCAAAATTAACGATGACCGGGTGACGGTTCGTTCGATCTATGGCGCAAATTTTGCAGCTGTGCCGCAGCATAAGGCGGCTTCAGAAATCACCTTGCTCGAGGAAGAGAAAATTATGGCCTATTACGGCGGCGGCACACTTTATGCCGATCCCGCACGTTCCGAGCCAAAACTGTAA
- the bchM gene encoding magnesium protoporphyrin IX methyltransferase yields the protein MTYESTRNTVETYFDRTATKTWERLTSDAPVSGIRATVRAGRERMRQLLRSQLPADLRGARVLDAGCGTGALAFQLAQAGADVVAVDISPKLITIAKQRQPAHLSGTLKLMAGDMFDPGLGHFDHIVAMDSLIYYSAEDIGATLDRVSSRILTNMVFTVAPRTPLLMAMWRIGKLFPRNDRSPMMVPHQMAQIAKSTSGQISDIDRVASGFYISQALEFRP from the coding sequence ATGACCTATGAATCGACCCGCAACACTGTTGAAACCTACTTTGATCGCACCGCGACAAAGACCTGGGAAAGGTTGACCTCAGACGCGCCTGTGTCGGGCATTCGTGCCACTGTGCGCGCCGGTCGCGAACGGATGAGACAGCTCTTGCGGTCGCAATTGCCTGCGGATTTGCGCGGGGCGCGTGTGTTAGATGCGGGCTGCGGCACAGGGGCTTTGGCCTTTCAATTGGCCCAGGCTGGCGCCGATGTTGTGGCGGTGGATATCTCGCCGAAGCTCATCACAATCGCCAAGCAGCGCCAACCTGCGCATTTGAGCGGCACGCTCAAGCTGATGGCCGGAGATATGTTTGACCCTGGCCTGGGGCATTTCGATCATATCGTGGCAATGGACAGTTTGATTTATTACTCGGCTGAAGACATTGGCGCGACCCTCGACCGGGTGAGTAGCCGGATATTGACAAATATGGTCTTTACGGTTGCGCCGCGCACGCCGCTTTTGATGGCCATGTGGCGGATTGGCAAATTGTTTCCACGCAACGATCGCTCGCCGATGATGGTGCCGCATCAAATGGCACAGATCGCCAAATCTACCTCGGGTCAGATCAGTGACATCGATCGGGTGGCCTCTGGGTTTTACATCAGCCAAGCGTTGGAATTCCGCCCATGA